Proteins from one Oncorhynchus clarkii lewisi isolate Uvic-CL-2024 unplaced genomic scaffold, UVic_Ocla_1.0 unplaced_contig_13482_pilon_pilon, whole genome shotgun sequence genomic window:
- the LOC139398025 gene encoding PTB domain-containing engulfment adapter protein 1-like isoform X2 translates to MNRAFNRRKDKSGGMTGPEALAKNHIVYNVKFLGVTEVDQPKGTDVIRIAVRKLKFQRHIKKSEGHKTPKVELQVSIYGVKLLDPKTRDVQHNCQLHRISFCADDKTDKRIFTFICTEPETKKHICYVFDSDKCAEEITVSIGRAFDLAYRKFLESGGKDVEMRKQIGSLQKRILELETENSKLKERLQDLEDHMAVCQGSPAWSTISRRPPTDVFDMVPFSSGSPMARKPAINGSSPPPPSFFPPPPPPHVFLRERGTDILGAEPFDPFLCNTSFPPDVQSKLDEMQEGFNMGLTLEGTIFSLDPVDSRC, encoded by the exons ATGAACCGAGCTTTCAACCGGAGAAAAG ATAAATCTGGAGGGATGACAGGCCCCGAGGCTTTGGCCAAGAATCACATAGTGTACAATGTCAAG TTCCTTGGCGTGACAGAGGTTGACCAACCAAAAGGCACAGATGTCATAAGGATAGCAGTGAGAAAGCTGAAG TTCCAAAGGCATATCAAGAAATCAGAGGGACACAAAACACCGAAGGTGGAGCTGCAGGTATCCATCTACGGAGTGAAATTATTAGACCCCAAGACCAGA GATGTACAGCACAATTGTCAGCTTCATAGGATATCCTTCTGCGCGGACGACAAAACCGACAAGAGGATATTCACCTTCATCTGCACAGAGCCAGAGACCAAAAAACACATCTGTTATGTGTTCGACAGTGATAAATGT GCAGAGGAGATCACCGTCAGCATTGGTCGAGCATTTGACCTGGCGTACAGGAAGTTTCTGGAGTCTGGCGGGAAAGACGTGGAGATGAGGAAACAGATCGGCAGTCTGCAGAAAAGA ATTCTGGAACTGGAAACTGAAAATTCCAAGTTGAAAGAACGACTTCAAGATCTAGAGGATCACATGGCAGTTTGTCAAGGCTCACCG GCATGGAGCACCATATCCAGGCGTCCCCCGACGGACGTTTTCGACATGGTTCCATTCTCCTCAGGGTCTCCTATGGCAAGGAAACCTGCCATCAAtgggtcctctcctcctcctccctcctttttccctcctccacctcctccacatgttttcctgagagagagag GAACAGATATTTTGGGGGCGGAGCCTTTTGACCCGTTCCTCTGCAACACGTCCTTTCCTCCTGACGTCCAATCTAAACTGGATGAAATGCAG gaggGGTTCAATATGGGACTAACCCTGGAGGGCACCATCTTCTCTCTGGACCCAGTGGACAGTCGCTGCTGA
- the LOC139398025 gene encoding PTB domain-containing engulfment adapter protein 1-like isoform X1, which translates to MNRAFNRRKDKSGGMTGPEALAKNHIVYNVKFLGVTEVDQPKGTDVIRIAVRKLKFQRHIKKSEGHKTPKVELQVSIYGVKLLDPKTRDVQHNCQLHRISFCADDKTDKRIFTFICTEPETKKHICYVFDSDKCAEEITVSIGRAFDLAYRKFLESGGKDVEMRKQIGSLQKRILELETENSKLKERLQDLEDHMAVCQGSPLLHLNSSNEAHMLPSPSSMFWGDSVSLNALSFLEMSSVALTPASSPDSSISAGLLTPPPSKPSQPRLPQHYGGCLPRPRAWSTISRRPPTDVFDMVPFSSGSPMARKPAINGSSPPPPSFFPPPPPPHVFLRERGTDILGAEPFDPFLCNTSFPPDVQSKLDEMQEGFNMGLTLEGTIFSLDPVDSRC; encoded by the exons ATGAACCGAGCTTTCAACCGGAGAAAAG ATAAATCTGGAGGGATGACAGGCCCCGAGGCTTTGGCCAAGAATCACATAGTGTACAATGTCAAG TTCCTTGGCGTGACAGAGGTTGACCAACCAAAAGGCACAGATGTCATAAGGATAGCAGTGAGAAAGCTGAAG TTCCAAAGGCATATCAAGAAATCAGAGGGACACAAAACACCGAAGGTGGAGCTGCAGGTATCCATCTACGGAGTGAAATTATTAGACCCCAAGACCAGA GATGTACAGCACAATTGTCAGCTTCATAGGATATCCTTCTGCGCGGACGACAAAACCGACAAGAGGATATTCACCTTCATCTGCACAGAGCCAGAGACCAAAAAACACATCTGTTATGTGTTCGACAGTGATAAATGT GCAGAGGAGATCACCGTCAGCATTGGTCGAGCATTTGACCTGGCGTACAGGAAGTTTCTGGAGTCTGGCGGGAAAGACGTGGAGATGAGGAAACAGATCGGCAGTCTGCAGAAAAGA ATTCTGGAACTGGAAACTGAAAATTCCAAGTTGAAAGAACGACTTCAAGATCTAGAGGATCACATGGCAGTTTGTCAAGGCTCACCG CTTCTACACTTGAACTCTTCTAACGAGGCCCACATGCTGCCGAGTCCCTCATCTATGTTCTGGGGTGACAGTGTCAGCCTGAACGCCCTTTCCTTTCTAGAGATGTCCTCTGTGGCTCTAACCCCAGCCAGCTCTCCAGACTCCAGTATCTCCGCTGGTCTACTAACACCGCCACCCAGTAAACCTTCCCAGCCCAGGCTACCGCAGCATTATGGAGGTTGCTTACCTCGACCGCGA GCATGGAGCACCATATCCAGGCGTCCCCCGACGGACGTTTTCGACATGGTTCCATTCTCCTCAGGGTCTCCTATGGCAAGGAAACCTGCCATCAAtgggtcctctcctcctcctccctcctttttccctcctccacctcctccacatgttttcctgagagagagag GAACAGATATTTTGGGGGCGGAGCCTTTTGACCCGTTCCTCTGCAACACGTCCTTTCCTCCTGACGTCCAATCTAAACTGGATGAAATGCAG gaggGGTTCAATATGGGACTAACCCTGGAGGGCACCATCTTCTCTCTGGACCCAGTGGACAGTCGCTGCTGA